The Roseimicrobium gellanilyticum genome contains a region encoding:
- a CDS encoding hybrid sensor histidine kinase/response regulator has translation MADLDRIRVLIVENEGLVGCDLAATLERLGYMVAGLCRTGEEVLNTVEDLRPDVVLMDVQLGGKIDGIETARVLNKRFPVAVIYLTACADAETVARARETHPSGYLLKPYNETELSASLEMAAARNREEQRRKRYEESFFHAFQSLADGVIGADVAGRILFVNPAAERVLGWKATEASGRMLAEVYAIHNVEGEMMLVLPADDKEDTTPRQLLLTTKAGERVLIEDRVTSVHDEHGSVVGLVILFRPLSPVEKQPAATPPPPPQANGSNTAPLVDIVESISDPLVALDGQWRFTYANASATKLFRRDKRALLGQSLWDVLPPSVRLSHYEALARALLHREPVTREIYLEEAAAWHEARTYPFANGLLLLIKDITTRKLEAERNNRLDRLESLGLLARGFAHDFNNLLTVLLGNLALAEMRYANAADKPPELTTAKQATLQAQNLVQQLLTFARGGAPIKRQISLSELVKTFFEHHARVPHVHYFVEVQEDLPEVAVDPNQIRRLLGNLIRNAEQATVRGGDIHVRCEVATEEEMFPHETLSESPGEFAGVTLEVRDGGEGIVPEHLSRIFEPYFSTRKAENATGLGLTVCESIAKSHGGTISVNSHKGQGTRVRFFIPVDGDAEEADALALGATFTSPSMNSRILVLEDDHLVRALIVRGLQTQSYEVVETVDGNDTVRLYQQAMQDGRPFDLVVLDLSIPNGMGGLRTMEKLRALDPNVLAIVSSGYSDDPVMAQPAAYGFTAVLPKPYEPVELIRLVKSVLVSRMRPEV, from the coding sequence ATGGCTGACCTCGACCGCATACGAGTGCTAATCGTTGAGAATGAAGGTCTCGTTGGGTGCGATCTAGCCGCCACTCTCGAGAGGCTCGGCTACATGGTCGCTGGTCTCTGCCGCACGGGTGAAGAGGTTCTGAACACCGTGGAAGACCTTCGCCCTGATGTGGTGCTCATGGATGTGCAGCTCGGCGGGAAGATTGACGGCATCGAAACAGCCCGGGTTCTGAACAAGCGTTTCCCTGTTGCGGTGATTTATTTAACCGCGTGTGCCGATGCTGAGACGGTGGCGCGTGCGAGGGAGACGCATCCCTCCGGGTATCTGCTCAAGCCCTACAACGAGACCGAGCTCAGTGCCTCGTTGGAAATGGCAGCGGCTCGCAATCGCGAGGAGCAGCGGCGCAAGCGCTACGAGGAAAGCTTTTTCCATGCGTTCCAAAGTCTCGCCGATGGTGTCATTGGCGCCGATGTGGCGGGACGCATCCTCTTTGTGAATCCTGCCGCGGAACGCGTGCTCGGGTGGAAGGCCACAGAGGCCTCCGGTCGCATGCTGGCGGAGGTATATGCCATTCACAATGTCGAAGGCGAGATGATGCTCGTCCTTCCCGCCGACGACAAGGAGGACACTACGCCGCGCCAGCTTCTGCTCACCACGAAGGCAGGCGAGCGCGTACTCATCGAGGATCGGGTGACGTCCGTGCATGATGAACACGGCAGCGTGGTTGGGCTCGTGATTCTTTTCCGTCCGCTCTCTCCCGTGGAGAAGCAGCCTGCTGCCACACCACCTCCACCGCCGCAGGCGAATGGCTCCAACACGGCGCCCCTGGTGGATATCGTGGAGAGCATCTCCGATCCGCTCGTGGCGCTCGATGGTCAGTGGCGATTCACGTATGCGAATGCGAGCGCGACCAAACTGTTCCGGCGCGACAAGCGTGCGCTTCTTGGCCAGTCCCTGTGGGATGTGCTGCCGCCGAGCGTTCGTTTGAGCCACTATGAAGCGCTCGCCCGCGCCCTGCTGCATCGCGAACCGGTGACACGCGAGATCTATCTGGAGGAAGCGGCCGCGTGGCACGAGGCCCGCACCTATCCCTTCGCGAATGGGTTGCTCCTTCTCATCAAGGACATCACCACGCGGAAGCTGGAGGCGGAGCGCAACAATCGTCTGGATCGTCTGGAGTCACTCGGTCTGCTCGCACGTGGATTCGCCCACGATTTCAACAACCTGCTCACCGTGCTGCTGGGCAATCTCGCTCTCGCCGAGATGCGCTATGCCAATGCTGCCGACAAGCCGCCCGAACTCACCACGGCCAAGCAGGCCACGCTGCAGGCGCAGAATCTCGTGCAGCAGCTCCTGACATTTGCGCGCGGTGGTGCTCCCATCAAACGGCAGATTTCGCTCTCGGAACTGGTGAAGACCTTCTTCGAGCATCACGCCCGTGTGCCGCATGTGCACTACTTTGTGGAGGTGCAGGAAGATCTCCCTGAAGTGGCGGTGGACCCGAATCAGATCCGCCGCCTGCTGGGCAACCTGATCCGCAATGCGGAACAGGCCACCGTGCGCGGGGGCGACATCCATGTGCGCTGCGAAGTGGCGACGGAGGAGGAGATGTTCCCCCATGAGACACTTTCCGAGTCACCTGGCGAGTTTGCCGGAGTGACCTTGGAAGTGCGCGACGGCGGCGAAGGCATCGTTCCGGAGCATCTCTCCCGGATCTTCGAACCCTACTTCTCCACGCGTAAAGCGGAGAACGCGACCGGCCTCGGCCTCACGGTGTGTGAGTCGATTGCGAAGTCGCACGGAGGTACCATTTCGGTCAATTCCCACAAGGGCCAGGGCACCCGGGTGCGCTTCTTCATCCCCGTGGATGGAGATGCGGAGGAGGCGGATGCACTGGCACTGGGCGCCACCTTCACCTCACCCTCCATGAACTCCCGCATCCTCGTGCTGGAAGATGATCATCTCGTGCGCGCGCTCATCGTGCGCGGTCTGCAGACGCAGAGCTACGAGGTGGTGGAGACGGTGGATGGCAATGACACGGTGCGCCTCTACCAGCAGGCCATGCAGGATGGACGTCCCTTTGACCTCGTGGTGCTGGACCTCAGCATTCCGAATGGCATGGGCGGTCTGCGGACCATGGAAAAACTTCGTGCACTGGATCCGAACGTCCTCGCGATCGTGAGCAGCGGCTACTCCGATGATCCGGTGATGGCCCAGCCCGCCGCGTATGGCTTCACTGCGGTGCTGCCCAAGCCGTATGAGCCGGTGGAATTGATCCGCCTGGTGAAGAGCGTGCTGGTCTCGCGGATGCGGCCGGAGGTGTGA
- a CDS encoding acetylxylan esterase produces the protein MKKTRHACVPFDSHFSGISTMSHRLPLLAASLALTSLAAHAAAPSAAPATPAPKPAAVTPAAVAPAKPLNPFVVRADKENATYKTGEPVNFTIALAKDSPAPREAEITWSISKDGVPPIINGKGKLVDGKAVATASLNEPGFLLCRVSWNQDGKVHSSLGGAAVDPLLIKPSLPVPDDFDAFWDAQKKKLAAVPVKATMTPVPPPATIKKAETFDVKVDALGAPVSGYLARPLNAKPKSLPIVLMVHGAGVSSSSLAAAASWAENGMLAFNMNAHGIPNGKAPEYYTGLAQSELKDYRNVGRDSRETCYFLGMFLREVRALDFLCSQPEWDGKTVVVYGSSQGGFQGFAISAIDPRVTFLAAGVPAGCDHTGVIVNRVNGWPKIVPNLPDGKPDPKVLEASRYFDNVNFAAKTKAKGAYLTVGFIDTTCPPTGVYAAYNALPISKAIYDDIPSGHANSPQASAAMVEAVRKHVKENK, from the coding sequence GTGAAGAAGACACGCCATGCATGCGTTCCCTTCGACTCCCACTTCTCCGGCATCAGCACCATGTCCCATCGACTTCCCCTCCTCGCAGCCAGCCTGGCCCTGACCTCCCTTGCAGCTCACGCAGCAGCGCCATCGGCAGCACCAGCCACACCCGCGCCGAAGCCGGCAGCCGTCACCCCTGCTGCGGTAGCGCCCGCGAAACCTCTCAACCCCTTCGTAGTGCGCGCAGACAAGGAGAACGCCACCTACAAGACGGGCGAACCAGTGAACTTCACCATCGCGCTCGCGAAGGACTCCCCCGCTCCGCGCGAGGCCGAGATCACCTGGAGCATTTCCAAAGATGGCGTGCCCCCAATCATCAATGGCAAGGGGAAGCTCGTGGATGGCAAGGCCGTGGCGACGGCATCTCTGAACGAACCCGGCTTCTTGCTCTGCCGCGTTAGTTGGAATCAGGATGGCAAGGTTCACAGCTCACTCGGTGGCGCGGCCGTGGATCCACTACTCATCAAACCCAGCCTGCCCGTGCCGGATGACTTCGATGCCTTCTGGGACGCCCAGAAGAAGAAACTCGCCGCAGTTCCGGTGAAGGCCACCATGACGCCGGTGCCGCCCCCCGCCACCATCAAGAAAGCAGAGACCTTCGATGTGAAGGTGGATGCTCTCGGCGCTCCCGTGTCCGGTTATCTCGCCCGTCCGCTCAATGCAAAGCCGAAGAGCCTGCCCATCGTGCTCATGGTGCATGGCGCGGGCGTTTCTTCCTCCAGCCTCGCCGCCGCAGCATCATGGGCGGAGAACGGCATGCTCGCCTTCAACATGAATGCACACGGCATTCCCAATGGCAAAGCTCCGGAGTACTACACGGGACTCGCGCAGTCAGAACTGAAGGACTACCGCAATGTGGGCCGCGACTCGCGTGAGACCTGCTACTTCCTCGGCATGTTCCTGCGCGAAGTGCGTGCCCTCGACTTCCTCTGCTCACAACCCGAATGGGATGGCAAGACCGTCGTGGTGTATGGCAGCAGCCAGGGTGGCTTCCAGGGCTTTGCCATCTCGGCAATCGATCCGCGCGTGACCTTCCTCGCCGCCGGCGTGCCCGCAGGCTGCGACCACACCGGCGTGATCGTGAATCGCGTGAACGGCTGGCCCAAGATCGTGCCGAATCTTCCCGACGGCAAACCCGATCCCAAGGTGCTCGAAGCCTCGCGCTACTTCGACAACGTGAACTTCGCCGCGAAGACCAAGGCGAAAGGCGCCTACCTCACCGTGGGATTCATCGATACCACCTGCCCTCCCACGGGCGTGTACGCCGCCTACAATGCCTTGCCCATCTCGAAGGCGATCTACGACGACATCCCCAGCGGGCATGCCAACTCACCGCAAGCCTCAGCTGCCATGGTGGAGGCGGTAAGAAAGCATGTGAAGGAGAATAAGTAG
- a CDS encoding enolase C-terminal domain-like protein: protein MTSDQPLRVELKTLHLTEPFRIAHGVSTERQVLRLHWGDAVGEAPFVPYYGENPQETLRWVQGLAWSGSPVPEAGPRAGRLALDVLWHDAVGKQRGLPLWKLWELDATKLPPACRSFSIPTDLEAFAEKVRETHRQFRVLKLKLGSGNAEFDEAIAAKAREAAPQATIFADANGGWSVEVAAAIIPKLARYGLAFVEQPLHHSGGVAAWRELRQVMPHSPLPIYADESAQSSNDAHALSGLVDGVNVKLLKSGSLKEAREMIHTARVLKMRVLLGCMIESSIGVTAAAHLAPLADLVDLDGHLYVADDDYCGVKFGSAGEVVLPEGPGLGVAES from the coding sequence ATGACGAGTGACCAGCCCCTGCGCGTGGAATTGAAGACTCTGCACCTTACGGAGCCCTTCCGCATCGCACACGGAGTCTCCACGGAGCGGCAGGTGTTGCGTTTGCATTGGGGGGATGCGGTGGGCGAGGCCCCTTTTGTTCCCTACTATGGGGAGAATCCGCAGGAGACGCTACGCTGGGTGCAAGGACTGGCATGGAGTGGAAGTCCCGTGCCGGAAGCGGGGCCGCGTGCCGGGCGACTTGCGCTGGATGTGCTGTGGCATGATGCGGTAGGGAAGCAACGGGGGCTTCCCCTCTGGAAGCTGTGGGAGTTGGATGCGACGAAGCTGCCGCCCGCGTGTCGCTCCTTCAGTATTCCCACGGACTTGGAAGCGTTTGCCGAGAAGGTGCGGGAGACACATCGTCAATTTCGTGTTCTCAAGCTGAAGCTTGGCAGTGGGAATGCGGAGTTCGATGAAGCCATTGCTGCCAAGGCGCGCGAAGCGGCGCCACAGGCGACCATCTTTGCGGATGCGAATGGAGGCTGGAGTGTGGAGGTGGCGGCTGCGATCATTCCGAAGCTGGCGCGGTATGGGCTTGCCTTTGTGGAGCAGCCGTTGCATCACTCCGGCGGTGTGGCGGCGTGGCGTGAGCTGCGACAGGTGATGCCACACTCACCATTGCCTATCTATGCGGATGAGAGCGCGCAGAGCTCGAATGACGCGCACGCGCTCTCCGGTTTGGTCGATGGCGTGAATGTGAAACTGCTGAAGAGCGGCAGCCTCAAAGAAGCGAGAGAGATGATCCACACGGCACGCGTGCTGAAGATGCGTGTGCTGCTGGGCTGCATGATCGAGAGCAGCATCGGTGTCACTGCCGCGGCGCATCTCGCTCCTTTGGCGGACCTGGTGGATCTCGATGGCCATCTCTATGTGGCCGATGATGACTACTGCGGTGTGAAATTCGGCAGTGCCGGAGAGGTGGTCCTGCCGGAAGGGCCGGGGCTTGGAGTTGCGGAGTCTTGA
- a CDS encoding potassium channel family protein, which produces MSPPTAKSDTPQEALTFLDIVTFWLSVYVMIALLAEYLLKLSEDTRTILAYADWIVCGVFFLDFSRRFIRASSKLEFMKWGWLDLLACIPVIEAFRAGRLYRLIRVLRLLRVVRSSRNIARILYRRRAQNAFAVVATTTFVGTVLAAIIVMEFERDSSSRISHPSDAIWWAFCTVTTVGYGDYYPVTTEGRVTAVALMTLGVGMFGTMAGYVASMFTGPSTRYEAYKLHSVENRLEALQKSVERLEKLLQDQRKQ; this is translated from the coding sequence ATGTCCCCGCCCACAGCCAAATCTGACACACCTCAGGAGGCACTCACCTTTCTGGACATCGTCACCTTCTGGCTGTCGGTGTATGTGATGATCGCCCTGCTGGCGGAGTACCTCCTGAAACTCTCTGAGGACACCCGTACCATCCTCGCCTACGCAGACTGGATCGTGTGCGGCGTGTTCTTCCTCGACTTCAGCCGCCGCTTCATCCGTGCATCCTCGAAGCTGGAGTTCATGAAGTGGGGCTGGCTGGATCTGCTGGCCTGCATTCCCGTCATCGAAGCCTTCCGTGCAGGCCGCCTCTACCGCCTCATTCGTGTGCTGCGCCTTCTGCGTGTCGTCCGATCATCGCGCAACATCGCCCGGATACTGTATCGCCGCCGGGCACAGAATGCCTTTGCGGTCGTCGCGACCACCACGTTCGTCGGCACCGTTCTCGCCGCCATCATTGTGATGGAGTTTGAGCGGGATTCCTCTTCCAGAATCAGTCACCCTTCCGATGCCATCTGGTGGGCGTTCTGCACTGTCACCACGGTGGGCTATGGAGACTACTACCCCGTCACCACCGAAGGGCGAGTCACTGCCGTGGCGCTCATGACGCTTGGTGTGGGAATGTTTGGCACGATGGCAGGCTACGTCGCCAGCATGTTCACGGGACCATCCACCAGGTACGAAGCCTACAAACTGCACTCCGTGGAAAACAGGCTCGAAGCCCTGCAAAAGTCCGTGGAGCGCCTTGAGAAGCTGCTGCAGGATCAGAGGAAGCAGTGA
- a CDS encoding class I tRNA ligase family protein has translation MKPYYLTTAIDYTNAPPHIGHAYEKILADVMVRFQRLAGREAYFLTGADQHGQKVQKSAEKAGVSPAQFVDDITAKFIALWDKLNVRYDHYAQTIDPKHKKVVQAMLQKLHDCGQLYKQSYKGFYSVRQEQFLTDKDRGPDGNFGTEWWGEVVETEEENWYFRLSEHVEWLSSYIKSHPDFIFPAFRANDVLNALESGQDLCISRPIERLSWGIPLPFDERFVNYVWFDALTNYISFAGYLADEVGNEGMPDFAKLWPADAHVIGKDILVPAHAIYWPIMLHALGFSDEQIPRLIVHGWWNIKGEKMSKSLGNVVDPAALAGIFSVDGLRYYLMKDMATGYDADLSEERMEIAYNKELAGGLGNLLNRTLKMLQNASKGVITASSYDDEVNQTFRRVVADAPARYAEKMNAWAIHEGIAEAWKIVDHANFFIDHTQPFKMKDPALAERRDSVLHHLAESLVHVSVLLSPVMPEACAKIREQLGWHLPEGFTVGDLKWGLLPVGHQLNPPVPVFPRVELGAEKK, from the coding sequence GTGAAACCGTACTACCTCACCACCGCCATTGATTACACGAATGCGCCCCCGCATATCGGCCATGCCTACGAGAAGATCCTGGCGGATGTGATGGTGCGCTTCCAGCGCCTGGCGGGACGTGAGGCCTACTTCCTCACCGGTGCCGACCAGCACGGTCAGAAGGTGCAGAAGAGCGCGGAAAAGGCCGGCGTGAGCCCGGCTCAGTTCGTGGATGACATCACGGCGAAATTCATCGCGTTGTGGGACAAGTTGAACGTTCGCTACGACCACTACGCCCAGACGATCGATCCGAAGCACAAGAAGGTCGTGCAAGCGATGCTTCAGAAGCTGCATGACTGCGGCCAGCTCTACAAGCAGAGTTACAAGGGCTTCTACAGCGTGCGCCAAGAACAGTTCCTTACGGACAAGGACCGCGGTCCCGATGGCAATTTTGGCACTGAGTGGTGGGGTGAAGTGGTGGAAACCGAGGAGGAGAACTGGTACTTCCGACTCAGCGAGCACGTCGAGTGGCTTAGCAGCTACATCAAGAGTCATCCCGATTTCATCTTTCCTGCGTTCCGCGCCAATGATGTGCTGAACGCCCTTGAAAGCGGCCAGGACCTCTGCATCTCGCGCCCCATTGAGCGTCTGAGTTGGGGCATCCCCCTGCCCTTCGATGAGCGTTTCGTGAACTACGTCTGGTTCGACGCCCTCACGAACTACATCAGCTTCGCCGGCTACCTCGCGGATGAGGTGGGCAACGAAGGCATGCCCGACTTCGCCAAGCTCTGGCCCGCCGACGCGCATGTGATCGGCAAGGACATCCTGGTGCCCGCTCATGCCATCTACTGGCCCATCATGCTTCACGCCCTCGGCTTCAGCGATGAACAGATCCCCCGCCTGATTGTGCACGGCTGGTGGAACATCAAGGGCGAGAAGATGAGCAAGAGCCTCGGCAATGTGGTGGATCCCGCCGCGCTGGCCGGCATCTTCTCCGTGGATGGGTTGCGCTACTACCTCATGAAGGACATGGCTACTGGCTATGATGCCGACCTGAGCGAGGAGCGCATGGAGATCGCGTACAACAAGGAGCTCGCAGGCGGCCTGGGCAATCTGCTCAATCGCACGCTCAAGATGCTTCAGAACGCCTCCAAAGGAGTGATCACCGCCAGCTCGTATGACGATGAGGTGAACCAGACCTTCCGCAGGGTGGTGGCTGATGCTCCTGCCCGCTACGCTGAAAAGATGAACGCTTGGGCGATCCACGAAGGCATTGCTGAGGCGTGGAAGATCGTCGACCACGCCAACTTCTTCATCGACCATACGCAGCCCTTCAAGATGAAGGACCCTGCGCTGGCGGAACGTCGAGACAGCGTGCTCCATCATCTGGCCGAGTCGCTCGTTCATGTGAGTGTGCTTCTCAGCCCGGTGATGCCTGAAGCGTGCGCCAAGATTCGCGAGCAACTCGGATGGCACCTGCCTGAGGGCTTCACCGTGGGTGACTTGAAATGGGGCCTGCTGCCGGTGGGTCACCAGCTCAATCCTCCAGTACCCGTGTTCCCTCGCGTGGAACTGGGTGCTGAAAAGAAGTAG
- a CDS encoding sulfatase family protein, which yields MMTRRFLLVLLCLVSSFTTAGAAKPNIVVFLADDLSWGDCSIYNAKSGIRTSNMERLAKDGMTFDLAFVASPSCAPSRAALLTGLYPARNGSMFNHQRPDPEHKKWPVWFKEAGYETAAIGKTAHYAQVKEYGFDHASHFKYHEDNCITAAVSWLENRQKEKSTSEKPLCLIVGTNWPHVPWPEKTSYQPGEAALPASQVDTPETRQARARYAEAVSNADRDLGLVYDAARKLLGENTLFIFTADHGSQFPFGKWNCYDAGIRTPFVAVWPGKVAPGSKSDAMVSWVDILPTCLDAAGATLPPDGTFSGQSIVPILQGNHVRLREHIFTTHSGDGKMNEYPMRSVRTRFWKYIRNLNPNAEFHSHVDKAQGGDGRSYWDSWAAAAKQEPKAAATVKRYHTRPMEELYDLVEDPDELNNLAKDPKAKDALLELRAELDQWMEEQGDKGGDTEEARKPKEKP from the coding sequence ATGATGACGCGCCGCTTTCTGCTTGTCCTGCTGTGTCTGGTCTCCAGCTTCACCACCGCTGGAGCAGCGAAGCCCAACATCGTCGTCTTCCTCGCAGATGACCTGAGCTGGGGTGACTGCTCCATCTACAATGCGAAGAGCGGCATCCGCACGTCAAACATGGAGCGACTCGCGAAGGATGGCATGACCTTCGACCTCGCGTTTGTCGCGTCTCCTTCTTGCGCACCGAGCCGTGCCGCGCTGCTCACAGGTCTGTATCCGGCGCGGAATGGCTCCATGTTCAATCACCAGCGTCCCGACCCGGAGCACAAGAAGTGGCCCGTATGGTTCAAGGAAGCCGGTTACGAAACTGCCGCCATCGGAAAAACCGCACACTATGCGCAGGTGAAGGAGTACGGCTTTGACCACGCCAGCCACTTCAAGTACCACGAAGACAACTGCATCACGGCTGCCGTCTCCTGGCTGGAGAATCGGCAGAAGGAAAAGAGCACCTCTGAAAAACCGCTGTGTCTCATAGTCGGCACGAACTGGCCGCACGTGCCCTGGCCCGAGAAGACCAGCTATCAGCCGGGAGAAGCGGCCCTTCCCGCATCGCAAGTCGACACTCCCGAGACCCGCCAGGCCCGTGCGAGATACGCGGAAGCCGTGAGCAATGCCGATCGTGATCTCGGCCTGGTGTATGACGCTGCGCGTAAGCTGCTGGGGGAAAATACCCTCTTCATCTTCACCGCGGATCACGGTTCCCAATTTCCCTTCGGCAAATGGAACTGCTATGACGCCGGCATCCGCACGCCCTTCGTCGCCGTCTGGCCGGGAAAAGTGGCGCCAGGCTCCAAGTCGGACGCCATGGTGAGTTGGGTGGACATTCTGCCCACCTGCCTGGATGCCGCGGGAGCCACCTTGCCCCCCGACGGCACCTTCAGCGGGCAGTCCATCGTGCCCATCCTCCAGGGAAATCATGTCCGGCTGCGCGAGCACATTTTCACCACCCACAGTGGCGATGGGAAGATGAATGAGTACCCCATGCGCTCCGTGCGCACGCGTTTCTGGAAGTACATTCGCAATCTCAATCCGAACGCCGAGTTTCACTCGCATGTGGACAAGGCCCAGGGAGGCGACGGCCGCAGCTACTGGGACTCATGGGCAGCCGCCGCCAAACAGGAACCCAAGGCAGCCGCCACGGTGAAACGTTACCACACCCGCCCCATGGAGGAGCTCTACGATCTGGTGGAAGATCCAGATGAGCTGAACAATCTCGCCAAGGATCCCAAGGCCAAAGATGCCCTCCTCGAACTCCGCGCCGAGCTGGACCAGTGGATGGAAGAACAGGGTGACAAGGGCGGGGATACGGAGGAAGCGCGGAAGCCGAAGGAGAAGCCGTAA
- a CDS encoding 3-keto-disaccharide hydrolase produces MNRFAASAFHFQASIMGIACSGLLLGNAFAQSPTPATKEEKKPQEKKEKRMTPDGKWEVHSMTRPKPPVVEPKYDGQPVPAPAGALVLFGGKDLSKWSSSPRKDSPDQSAEPKWKLQDGYMEIVGRSGSLKSKDTIKGDVHLHIEWATPAEVVGNGQGRGNSGVYLGGYPEVQVLDSYQNETYADGQAASLYGHYPPTVNASRKPGEWQSYDIIAERAKVENGKVVRKARITVKHNGVVVHDKVELDTRTMEGQISLQDHLNPVRYRNIWVLPLRNEEPKS; encoded by the coding sequence ATGAACAGGTTCGCAGCTTCGGCATTTCACTTTCAGGCCAGCATCATGGGCATCGCGTGCTCAGGACTTCTGCTGGGAAACGCTTTCGCACAGTCTCCCACCCCGGCCACGAAGGAGGAGAAGAAGCCGCAGGAGAAAAAAGAAAAGCGCATGACCCCGGATGGCAAGTGGGAGGTGCACAGCATGACGCGGCCAAAGCCGCCAGTGGTAGAGCCCAAGTACGACGGTCAACCGGTGCCTGCACCCGCAGGGGCCCTGGTGCTTTTTGGCGGCAAGGACCTTTCCAAATGGAGCAGTTCGCCGCGAAAAGATTCTCCGGACCAAAGCGCGGAACCCAAGTGGAAGCTTCAGGATGGCTACATGGAAATCGTGGGACGCTCCGGTTCACTGAAATCGAAGGACACCATCAAGGGAGACGTTCACTTGCACATCGAGTGGGCCACCCCAGCGGAAGTGGTCGGCAACGGGCAGGGCCGTGGGAACAGCGGCGTGTACCTCGGTGGCTACCCGGAAGTTCAGGTGCTGGATTCCTATCAAAACGAAACGTACGCGGACGGTCAGGCGGCTTCTCTGTACGGTCACTATCCTCCCACCGTGAATGCCTCCAGGAAACCCGGCGAGTGGCAGAGCTATGACATCATCGCCGAGCGCGCCAAGGTAGAAAATGGCAAGGTCGTGCGCAAAGCCCGCATCACGGTGAAGCACAATGGCGTGGTCGTGCATGACAAGGTGGAGCTCGACACCCGCACCATGGAAGGACAAATCAGCCTGCAGGACCACCTGAACCCCGTGCGCTATCGGAACATCTGGGTCTTGCCACTGAGGAATGAGGAGCCAAAATCCTGA
- a CDS encoding WD40/YVTN/BNR-like repeat-containing protein, with protein sequence MSTTLHLGTRKGHFAIEKNGSGWRVARSSFLGVQVPMLLPDARDNKLYAAVEHGHFGTKMHVSSDGGATWEERACPAYPSKPEGTPDILCPMRQTPIPWNLEKIWSLEAGGADEPGVLWCGTIPGGLFKSTDGGATWNLVESLWNRPERAKWFGGGYDWPGIHSICVDPRNSKRVVLAISCGGVWETLDGGETWDRYGKGLFADFMPPGEEEDLDGQDPHRIDACVSDPDTVWMQHHCGIFRSKDGGRTWQRFENGNPAVFGFAVAVHPQKPETAWFVPGVKDDMRVPVNGALCVMRTQDDGKTFEPLRKGLPQEHAYHLIYRHCLDVTPDGRTLAMGSTTGSVWLSEDGGESWTRLSAELPPVFSVRFEKAGP encoded by the coding sequence ATGAGCACAACGCTTCACCTCGGCACACGCAAAGGACACTTCGCCATCGAGAAGAATGGGAGTGGCTGGCGCGTGGCCCGCAGTTCCTTCCTCGGCGTGCAAGTTCCCATGCTGCTGCCGGATGCCCGTGACAATAAGCTGTACGCCGCGGTGGAGCACGGCCACTTCGGCACCAAAATGCATGTGTCCTCCGATGGCGGCGCCACGTGGGAAGAACGCGCCTGCCCCGCCTATCCATCCAAGCCTGAAGGAACACCGGACATTCTCTGTCCCATGCGCCAGACGCCCATCCCGTGGAATCTGGAAAAGATCTGGTCGCTGGAAGCGGGCGGCGCGGATGAACCGGGTGTATTATGGTGTGGGACCATTCCCGGCGGCCTCTTCAAGTCCACCGACGGTGGCGCCACCTGGAATCTCGTGGAGAGCTTGTGGAACCGGCCCGAGCGCGCGAAGTGGTTTGGCGGTGGCTACGACTGGCCGGGCATTCATTCCATCTGCGTGGACCCACGCAACAGCAAGCGAGTGGTGCTCGCCATCTCCTGCGGCGGCGTGTGGGAGACGCTCGATGGTGGCGAAACCTGGGACCGCTATGGCAAGGGTCTCTTCGCGGACTTCATGCCTCCGGGCGAGGAGGAGGATCTGGATGGGCAGGATCCTCACCGCATCGATGCCTGCGTGTCTGATCCGGACACCGTGTGGATGCAGCATCACTGCGGCATCTTCCGCTCCAAGGATGGTGGACGCACCTGGCAGCGTTTTGAAAATGGGAACCCCGCTGTCTTCGGCTTCGCCGTGGCTGTGCATCCGCAGAAGCCGGAGACGGCATGGTTCGTTCCCGGTGTGAAGGATGACATGCGTGTGCCCGTAAATGGCGCCCTGTGCGTGATGCGCACGCAAGATGATGGCAAGACCTTCGAACCGCTGCGCAAGGGACTGCCACAGGAGCATGCCTATCACCTCATCTACCGCCATTGCCTTGATGTGACTCCGGATGGACGCACACTCGCCATGGGCTCCACCACTGGTTCGGTATGGCTCAGCGAGGACGGCGGCGAGTCCTGGACGCGCCTCAGCGCGGAACTGCCTCCAGTCTTCTCCGTACGGTTCGAGAAGGCAGGTCCGTGA
- a CDS encoding MoaD/ThiS family protein — translation MPLVEFTPNLARQTSAEACRVEGSTVGESLQAVFAKQPGLRSYVLDDQGAVRHHVVVFVDGTAVKDRRTLSDAVRADSEIFIMQALSGG, via the coding sequence ATGCCCCTCGTGGAGTTCACTCCGAATCTCGCACGTCAGACCTCGGCGGAAGCATGCCGGGTGGAGGGCTCTACCGTGGGAGAATCTCTGCAAGCCGTTTTCGCAAAGCAACCGGGGTTGCGCAGTTATGTGCTGGATGATCAAGGCGCCGTACGGCATCACGTGGTGGTATTCGTGGATGGCACGGCCGTGAAGGATCGCCGGACACTCTCCGATGCCGTGAGGGCAGACTCGGAAATTTTCATCATGCAAGCTCTCTCGGGCGGTTGA